CCAGCGTTACGAATGTGACTCGGTAATTTACGCGGTAGGCGAAACCGTCGATCTCGACTTCGCCCGTGCGAGCGGCCTGAGCTTGAAAGAGAACGGGACCATCTCGGCCAACCGCTTCACGCTCGAGACCAGTCGTCCGCGCTTCTATGCCGGAGGCGATGTCATCACCGGCGCATCGAATGTGTCCAACGCCATGGCTTACGGAAAGAGGGCAGCCAAAAACATCGACCTGCTTCTCATGGAAGCGGCACGCTGGAACGATGTATTCCCGCAGTTCGAGTACGAGATGAAGGCACCGGAAGAGCCCAGCCCGAATCATCGCCATTCGGGAGACGTCCTTCCCGCTGGCGTGCGTGCCGTTTCGGAGCAGGAAGTCGTGTTGCCTTTGAGCCAAGAGGAAACTTTGGATGAAGCGTGCCGGTGCCTGCGATGCGACGTTGATGTCGCGAACGTGAGCTGAGAAGGAGCAAAGCCTTGCCGAAGAAGAAACTTTCAATCCGAATCGACGGCGAATTGGTCAGCGCCCTCGATGGTCAGACGATCTTGCAGGCGTCCAGGGCAAGCGGAAAATACATTCCGACCCTCTGCGATCTGGAAGGCATAACGCCGGTGGGAGCATGCCGCGTTTGCATTGTGGAAGTGGCGGGAACCGACCGGTTGCTACCGGCGTGTACGACGCCAATCCAGGACGGCATGTCGGTAACTACGAGTTCGCCAAAGCTGGCGCGCTATCGCCGCATTGCGCTGGAGTTGCTTTTCGTGGAGCGCAATCACGTTTGTTCGGTCTGCGTATCCAACCGGCACTGTGAACTCCAGGACATGGCGAGCGCCATGGGGATCGATACTGTTCGCTTTGCGTATAACTATCCGAAGTTGAACGTTGACATGTCCCACCCGCGTTACGTTCTCGACCATAACCGCTGCATTCTCTGTACTCGTTGTGTTCGCGTGTGCCGAGAACTGGAAGGCGCTAACGTCTGGGAGCTCACGTCTCGCGGGATTCACACCAGGATCGGCAGCGAGCTGAATGCAAAGTGGGGTGAGTCGAGGACTTGTACGAATTGCGGTAAGTGCGTGCAAGCCTGTCCGACAGGCGCGCTCGCCGAGAAGGGCCGTGCTGTCGAAGAAATGGTGAAGCGAACCGACGACCTGAGCTCGCTTGTCCGGAAGAGAGGTATCCACGCATGAAGAAGGTCAAGGTCGCTACCGTTTGGTTGGATGGATGCTCGGGATGCCATATGTCGCTTCTCGACATGGACACCGCCATTATTCCCCTGGCGCGACGGATCGAACTCGTTTACGGACCGTTGGTGGATGCGCAGGAATTTCCCGATAACGTGGATGTCACGCTCGTAGAGGGCGCTATAAGTTCGCAGGAAGATCTCAACAAGATACAGAAGATTCGGCAGCGTACGCGTACCCTCATCGCGCTTGGCGATTGTGCCGTGACCGGCAATGTGCCTGCCATGCGCAACTCCCTGCCTGTGAGCAAACTACTGCAAAGCGTGTATGTCGAGGGTGTCCAGAAAAATCCGGGCGTGCCGGGCGAACGAGTCCCCGCACTACTCAAGCAGGCCAGACCACTTCGCGAATTTGTAAAAGTCGAGCTCTGTCTTCCTGGTTGTCCGCCGCCGGCGAAGACGATCCTGACGTTGCTAACCGATCTTCTGGATGGCAAGAAACCCAGCACTCTCTCAGTCAAGTTCGGATAAAAGGAGCGCCCGATGAAGCGCATCACGATCGATCCCGTTACCAGGGTCGAAGGTCACGCGAAGGTCACGATCCAGTTGGATGACAGCGGGAGTGTAACGCGAACGGAATTCAGCGTCACGCAAGTGCGCGGCTTCGAGAAGTTCACCGAGGGAAGGCCTTTCTACGAGATGCCCGGTATCACTTCGCGCATCTGCGGCATCTGCCCGGTCAGCCATGCGCTCGCGTCCTCTAAGGCATGTGAAGCGATCATGGCGGTTCGCATTCCGCCAGCTGCTCGACGCTTGAGGGAACTCGTGCACTGCGCACAATTCGTGCAGTCGCACGCGCTGAGCTTCTTCTACCTGTCTGCGCCCGACTTTCTGCTTGGCATGGATTCCGACCCCGCGGCACGCAATATTTTCGGAGTGGTGGCGCGCCATCCCGAACTGGCGCGGGAGGGCGTTGAGCTTCGGAAGTTCGGTCTACAGATCATCGAAGGCCTCTCCCAAGAACGCGTACATCCTTCGTGGATTGTCCCCGGGGGCGTCATGAGTGCGATGTCGCAGCAACTGGGAGACCACATCCTGGCGGAGTTGCCAATCGCGAAGTCCATCGCCGAGCGTACGCTTAACTTCTTCCAGTCTGTACTGGAGGACTATCAGGAAGAGATCGCGTTTTTCGGATCTGCTCCAACAATGTACGCGGGCACAGTAGATGCTAAAGGAGGTTTACAAATTTACGATGGGGCGCTGCGCTTCCGTAATGAGTCTGGCGAGATCGTGCAGGACCAGATTCCGGTTGACGAGTACCAGTCCTGGATCGGAGAGGCGAGTCTACGGGATTCTTATCTGAAGGCGCCGTACTTCACTCCCAAGGGCTACCCGGAAGGAGTTTATCGGGTTGGAGCGCTCGCACGGCTTAATGTGATTGAGCGTTGCGGTACGCCGAAGGCCGATATTGAATTACAGGAGTTCCGCAAACGATTCGGGTTGCCGGCACACAGCGCATTCCTCTTCCATTACGCTCGCCTCATCGAAATCCTGTACGCACTGGAACGGATAGAGACCCTTGTGAACGACCCAGCGATCATGGACACTCACGTCCGAGCAACCGCTGCGGTGAACGCGCTGGAAGGTATAGGCGCGATCGAAGCCCCGAGAGGTACGTTGATCCACCATTACAAGGTGAACGAAGAAGGCGCGATCACCTGGGTAAACCTCATCGTTGCCACTGGCCACAATAATCTCGCGATCTCGAAGAGCATTGAGCAGGTCAGTAAGCATTTCATCAAGGGAGAGCAGATCGAAGAAGGCATGGTAAACCGCGTGTCCGCCGTGATCCGGGCCTACGATCCGTGCCTGAGTTGTTCAACGCACGCACAAGGCCAGATCGCGATGCGTATATCGCTCATCAGCCCGCAAGGTGAATTGCTGGACGAACTCTCTACTAGCTGATTAGGGAAATCGCTTCGCAACTTGCCCGCGTCAGGTAACGCAGTTTCGTTTAGGCTGTCCAGAGACGTTTTGTAAGCCGGCCTTATCTGAGTCAGGCGGCCACGGGTGAGGAAACTACGATGACAGTATCTGTCTTCGTCGGCGCAAGCGTCGATGGCTTCATCGCGCGACGCAACGGCGATCTCGACTTTCTACCGGAGGGCGGCGGCGAACCCCACGGCTATAACGAGTTCATTGCAAGCGTCGATGCGATTGTGATCGGTCGCAACACCTTCGAGAAGGTTTTGACGTTTGGGAGTTGGCCTTATGGCGACAAGCGCGTGGTGGTCCTAAGCAGTCGCCCGGTCGACTTGTCCGCGGCCAGAGGAGGCATTGTTGAACAGATGGCTGGGCCTCCGGGTGAGATCGTTTCGCAACTCGCTGCTAGTGGTGCCCACCATCTCTATGTCGACGGTGGAATCACGATTCAACGGTTCCTGCGCGCGGGCCTCATCCAACGTCTCATCATCACGCGCGTGCCTGTGCTTATTGGCGACGGAATTGCACTTTTCGGAACCTTACCGCGAGACGTTCGGCTCCGTCACGTAGCGACTCGGCAGTATCCGAGCGGCTTAGTGCAGAGCGAATACCATGTTGCCGACTGACAGGCTTCGCCTAAGCAGGCGTACCCTTCTTTCCTGGTTCGGCGGTCGTGGGATCGATGATCTGGTCTATCTGCAAGATACGATTCGCCGGGAATCCTCCGCGCCTGGCGTGCTCGGCGATTATCTCCGCGTTCGGGGCGTTGTAAATGCAGAACATCTTGTCAGCGGTTACGTAACTTTGCACCCACTGAATCTGTGGTCCAAGCGAGTTCAATACCTCGCAGGATTTCTGAGCAACCGCTTGTATTTGCTCCGGACTCATTTCGCCCAATCCTGCAATTTCCCGCTCGATTACAAACTTCGGCATCAAGGACTCCTTAGTTTTTGGGGATCGTGGATTCTGCAACCAGACTTTTCAACTGAGGTATGCCAGAGGCAGCACCGGGGATGTGCCTCGTCGTTTACTTCGATTTAGGTTCCTGCTTCAACGACACTGAGTTGATGCAATATCTCACGCCAGTAGGGGGAGGACCGTCAGGGAAAACGTGTCCGAGATGCGAGTCGCATCGCGAACAGGTTACTTCGACGCGCCTCATGCCATGAGAGTTGTCCTCGTGTGTCTCTACTGCTTCCGAGCCAGCCGGCTCAAAGAAACTCGGCCAACCGCAGCCCGCGTCAAACTTGGTGCCCGAGGTGAACAGCTCCTGTCCACAGGCAGCGCAGCGATAGATGCCTTCGGTCGTCGTCGCGTCGTATTCTCCAGTAAAGGGACGCTCCGTGCCCTTTTCGCGCAATACGCGATATTGCTCCGGCGTAAGTTCGCGCCGCCACTCGTCCTCGGTTTTCTTGATCTTCTCCGCCATGCTCACCTTTCGCTATTTAGATTGCGACGAGGTTGTTTTCGGTTCAATGGTTTTCGAACGTAGCAAGGCACCGACAACTGTTGAGCGTACTTTTAAGTGAGCGTACTTTTAAGCTGGTTACAAGTGACTCTCGGCACAGCGGGCGGAATCCGCTAAACTGGACGAAACGGCTGAATCAATGAATTCCTTCGCCATCATCACAAACCGCAAGCGGGCAATTATCGCGCTCGTGCATTCCATAGTGTTTCTGCTTTTCGCGCTCAGGACGATGACGACACACGCCGGCACTCCAGCCATCTTTCATGTCCACGGTCCTGGGCTCATAAGGGCTGGTATGTTGGTGGCCGTTTATGTGATCGTGACTTCCATCCTGCTGCAACTCGTACGAATTTCGACGGCGGCCAGGGAGAAGCTTTACTTTGCCTTCTGCTCCACCAGTGCTGCATTCGGTTTGCTGCGTGTGGTTTTCGGCACCGAGGCGATTCATGCAGGACAGTACGTGCGCGTGATTATGTTAATTTGCGCGTTGGTGACCGGAGCGTCCATCCTCCAGGCACACTCGTCAGCAGAGCTGATGGGCGACTGAAGAACTCCCTCGCCCCAGGTGTAAACCTCGAACTCCACATAACAACTTCTTTAATGTCTGCATCGCATCGAGAAATGCGCCATTCCCATCCAGCATTTCAGGCGTCTATTGGCGTCCATCGCTCCGCGTAACGATGAGGTTCAAAACATGCACATTCGATGCAGAAGGAGGTTTGGCGCGTGGGCGAGATGATGGCAATGTTTACGGATGCCGAAGCGCTCGAAGGCGCTCGCAATGGAAACGCGGGCTGCTTTGAACACTTGTATAGAAAATATTCACGTCGCATTTATTGCGTCTGCCTGCGCATGGTGCGCGACAGTTCGCTTGCAGAAGACTTGATGCAGGAGACGTTCCTGAGCGCTTACCGGCGCCTGAATACGTTTCGCGGTGAATCGCTTTTCTCTACATGGCTCCATCGAATCGCCGTAAATGTGGCTCTCATGCACCTGCGCAAAGAGCGTGTGCAACCGGTGCAGACGCCGCTAGAGGTTGTAACCAGTGGCGAAGATGAAATTCCCAAGGAGGTTCTTGGACAGCCGGATACGGCGCTCACCGGTGCAGCAGATCGAGTTTCGCTGCAACGCGTCATCGAACAGTTGCCTTCCGGCTACCGAATCGTATTTCTCCTGCACGATGTTCAGGGATATCAGCACGACGAAATCGCCATCATGCTCGGCTGCACGATGGGCAACACCAAGTCGCAGTTGCACAAGGCGCGATTGCGGCTGCGGAAACTGCTCGCAGCGCAGCCCCCGCTCGAAGAGCATGAGCAAGCGGACAGGCGGCTCGCGGCATGAAACCGTCGCGGCGCCTGTGGCGGAGCGCCTCTCCCAACTAATTCGAAGTACGCCGGAGGAGGTTCAGCAATGCCAGCGGCGCGATAGGCTTGGCGACAGTTTCGAACGCAAGGCCTTCTTCTCCAGCGCGCTGCAGCGCGCTCGCGGAGGAGGAATCGCCGGAAAGGAGCAGGATGCGGCATTTCGGAAAGCGCTCCTGAATCTGGATTGCCACATCCACTCCACTCATGTCGGCAAGATTGATATCGCAGAGCGCAATATCCGGTTCCAAACGGTCGATGGTCCTGATCGCCTCGCGTCCCGAGTACGTGCCCGACGGATCGAATCCGTTCATCTGGAGAATTGTGACAAGAGTGTCTGTGATGATGCGATGGTCATCTACAACGAGCACCTTCGGCGTGGGCGGCTGCATGGTCATCCTTGGGGAGGGAAGGGCCCTGTGAGCACGCTTCCTGAGCGATAACCCAAAGTTTATGCTTCGAGCAGGATGACCGCAAGCCGTGGCACCTTGTGCTACCTCGCCTTCAAGTCTCCATCGCGTGGCGAAACGGACTTCTTTGCTCTCGCGCTGGCCGTGACTGTCGGCTTCTCCAGTCCGCGCGAACCATGATGGCGCGCCCCGTCCTCCGAGGCGAATTCAGAGAACATGATCAATACGCCCTCTATCTCGCTGCCCGTGTGCAAGATCGGCGTAAAGTGGACCTCCATGACACCATGGATTCCATCCACTCGAAAGTTCTGGTCGCGCAAGATACTTGGCTTGCGTTTCTCAAGTACCCAGCGATAGCGTCTCACAATGGCGCGTTGCACTGATTCATGCAGCGGTAGCTGATCTATATCCACTCCAACGACGGACGTGGCCCCGGCTCCAAACAGGCGTTGCGAAGCCGCATTCCATAACTGTATCTTCTCATCGCCATCCACCAGGATGACCGGCCACGGCATTTGTTGCAGCACCTCCGCATAACGTGTGGTAATCGCATTTAACTCGCGCGTACGCTCCTCAAGTTCCTCATTCATTTTCTCGAGTTCTTCATTCAGAGACTGCAACTCCTCGTTCGTGGTTTCCAACTCTTCATTCGTGGATTGCAATTCCTCGTTCGCCGTCTCCAATTCTTCATTGAGCACGACGCCGGTCCTCGGCGCATCAAGCGTTTGGCGCTGTTGACTCCTAAGCGTATCGAGTTCGTTCACATTTGTTTCTCTCGTGGAGTCGTTCACGGCTACCTCGCCATTAAATCGAGTGCTGGGATATGTCTTCTGGTTCTTCGGAATTTTCTGGAAGATCCTCCACCGCCGGCTGAGCGTCTGGAAGAGATGTGAATGCGACAGTCTCGACTCTGCTTTTCCCAGGAATAGTATGCCGCCAGGTTCA
This DNA window, taken from Clostridia bacterium, encodes the following:
- the hoxU gene encoding bidirectional hydrogenase complex protein HoxU, which translates into the protein MPKKKLSIRIDGELVSALDGQTILQASRASGKYIPTLCDLEGITPVGACRVCIVEVAGTDRLLPACTTPIQDGMSVTTSSPKLARYRRIALELLFVERNHVCSVCVSNRHCELQDMASAMGIDTVRFAYNYPKLNVDMSHPRYVLDHNRCILCTRCVRVCRELEGANVWELTSRGIHTRIGSELNAKWGESRTCTNCGKCVQACPTGALAEKGRAVEEMVKRTDDLSSLVRKRGIHA
- a CDS encoding NADP oxidoreductase, whose amino-acid sequence is MKKVKVATVWLDGCSGCHMSLLDMDTAIIPLARRIELVYGPLVDAQEFPDNVDVTLVEGAISSQEDLNKIQKIRQRTRTLIALGDCAVTGNVPAMRNSLPVSKLLQSVYVEGVQKNPGVPGERVPALLKQARPLREFVKVELCLPGCPPPAKTILTLLTDLLDGKKPSTLSVKFG
- a CDS encoding Ni/Fe hydrogenase subunit alpha, which gives rise to MKRITIDPVTRVEGHAKVTIQLDDSGSVTRTEFSVTQVRGFEKFTEGRPFYEMPGITSRICGICPVSHALASSKACEAIMAVRIPPAARRLRELVHCAQFVQSHALSFFYLSAPDFLLGMDSDPAARNIFGVVARHPELAREGVELRKFGLQIIEGLSQERVHPSWIVPGGVMSAMSQQLGDHILAELPIAKSIAERTLNFFQSVLEDYQEEIAFFGSAPTMYAGTVDAKGGLQIYDGALRFRNESGEIVQDQIPVDEYQSWIGEASLRDSYLKAPYFTPKGYPEGVYRVGALARLNVIERCGTPKADIELQEFRKRFGLPAHSAFLFHYARLIEILYALERIETLVNDPAIMDTHVRATAAVNALEGIGAIEAPRGTLIHHYKVNEEGAITWVNLIVATGHNNLAISKSIEQVSKHFIKGEQIEEGMVNRVSAVIRAYDPCLSCSTHAQGQIAMRISLISPQGELLDELSTS
- a CDS encoding dihydrofolate reductase family protein, with the translated sequence MTVSVFVGASVDGFIARRNGDLDFLPEGGGEPHGYNEFIASVDAIVIGRNTFEKVLTFGSWPYGDKRVVVLSSRPVDLSAARGGIVEQMAGPPGEIVSQLAASGAHHLYVDGGITIQRFLRAGLIQRLIITRVPVLIGDGIALFGTLPRDVRLRHVATRQYPSGLVQSEYHVAD
- a CDS encoding DUF4242 domain-containing protein, whose amino-acid sequence is MPKFVIEREIAGLGEMSPEQIQAVAQKSCEVLNSLGPQIQWVQSYVTADKMFCIYNAPNAEIIAEHARRGGFPANRILQIDQIIDPTTAEPGKKGTPA
- the msrB gene encoding peptide-methionine (R)-S-oxide reductase MsrB, translated to MAEKIKKTEDEWRRELTPEQYRVLREKGTERPFTGEYDATTTEGIYRCAACGQELFTSGTKFDAGCGWPSFFEPAGSEAVETHEDNSHGMRRVEVTCSRCDSHLGHVFPDGPPPTGVRYCINSVSLKQEPKSK
- a CDS encoding sigma-70 family RNA polymerase sigma factor produces the protein MQKEVWRVGEMMAMFTDAEALEGARNGNAGCFEHLYRKYSRRIYCVCLRMVRDSSLAEDLMQETFLSAYRRLNTFRGESLFSTWLHRIAVNVALMHLRKERVQPVQTPLEVVTSGEDEIPKEVLGQPDTALTGAADRVSLQRVIEQLPSGYRIVFLLHDVQGYQHDEIAIMLGCTMGNTKSQLHKARLRLRKLLAAQPPLEEHEQADRRLAA
- a CDS encoding response regulator gives rise to the protein MQPPTPKVLVVDDHRIITDTLVTILQMNGFDPSGTYSGREAIRTIDRLEPDIALCDINLADMSGVDVAIQIQERFPKCRILLLSGDSSSASALQRAGEEGLAFETVAKPIAPLALLNLLRRTSN
- a CDS encoding CheR family methyltransferase, encoding MGNDLSLQQLVNSLSENRGLNLRGYKQSTLERRLRKRMFAVNINTYSEYLERLREDPREVNELLDTVLINVTEFFRDPQAWSCLRSDVLPLVLKGIRPGDSFRVWSAGTASGEEAYSLAILMAEFLGPSFSDFDVKIYATDIDEHALSVARRGEYSADRLRRLHPELRDKYFQGDSVLKISRDIRRMVIFGRSNLVSDAPISHCNLAICRNVLIYFDSGAQNQIIGRLHYALEPGGILFLGKAESRLSHSHLFQTLSRRWRIFQKIPKNQKTYPSTRFNGEVAVNDSTRETNVNELDTLRSQQRQTLDAPRTGVVLNEELETANEELQSTNEELETTNEELQSLNEELEKMNEELEERTRELNAITTRYAEVLQQMPWPVILVDGDEKIQLWNAASQRLFGAGATSVVGVDIDQLPLHESVQRAIVRRYRWVLEKRKPSILRDQNFRVDGIHGVMEVHFTPILHTGSEIEGVLIMFSEFASEDGARHHGSRGLEKPTVTASARAKKSVSPRDGDLKAR